A window of the Bdellovibrionota bacterium genome harbors these coding sequences:
- a CDS encoding DEAD/DEAH box helicase produces the protein MESVIAEELNSFRRVVKGKNKVQPPKVTRLKKPEGMALEEWQIALRRDYGREQKFGLKNLGSDPIFSEFSVTNPQSGGTYRVLIRGRNPGDNYCSCPDFSVNTLGTCKHIEFTLAKLERKRSGLALLKRGFRPEYSEVYLRYNAKREVAFRPGAACPPALLKIVRRYFDGQQILKPEAYVRFEKFLKEAQAAGAELRCYEEAIGYVAQVRDEQRRRRLIDEACPEGIQSPAFLNLIKVPMYEYQREGALFTAKSGRSLLADDMGLGKTVQALAAAEILARTVGIQRVLVVCPTSLKHQWKQEIEKFTERSAEVIEGALAVRSKGYRSETFYKITNYDVIHRDLELIHAWEPDLIVLDEAQRIKNWKTRTAQNVKKLRSEYAIVLTGTPLENRLEELHSIVQFVDRYHLGPLFRFLDEHQSTDELGKVTGYRNLSKISQTLKSVLLRRNKKEVLTQLPERIDKNFFVPMTEPQMQHHDDNRDIVVRIVAKWRRYKFLSEADQRRLMIALQFMRMSCNSTYLLDKTTDFGVKADELVSLLGEIFERPDAKVVVFSQWVRTHEILEGRFKARKWKYVLFHGGVPGRKRKDLIQQFKEDPDCRVFLSTDAGGVGLNLQNASAVVNMDQPWNPAVLEQRIGRVHRLGQHRPIQVVNFIAQGTIEHGMLNLLRFKKSMFAGVLDGGEDEVFLGGSRLSQFMETVENVSGGIPAPMPRETGNGAEAAQADDPTPGDGKGEAAAVGKTAPARKDRLAGQPMSDQEVWAKTISAGLSLLQRFGEILQTTAHPSSDKAPSERSTPLIARDETTGEPFLKLPVPKPEVLQKIADLLAAFTTPTHGSPSA, from the coding sequence GTGGAATCCGTGATCGCTGAGGAACTGAATTCATTCCGGCGTGTGGTGAAGGGGAAGAACAAGGTCCAGCCGCCGAAGGTCACCCGCCTGAAAAAACCGGAAGGGATGGCTTTGGAAGAATGGCAGATCGCGCTTCGGCGCGACTACGGGCGCGAACAAAAGTTTGGGCTGAAAAACCTCGGGAGCGATCCGATTTTTTCCGAGTTTTCCGTGACGAACCCTCAGAGCGGCGGAACTTACCGCGTCCTGATCCGCGGGAGAAATCCCGGCGACAACTACTGCTCCTGCCCCGACTTTTCGGTCAACACGCTCGGGACGTGTAAACATATCGAGTTCACGCTCGCCAAGCTGGAGCGGAAACGTTCCGGCCTCGCTCTTCTCAAGCGCGGATTCCGGCCCGAGTACTCGGAGGTCTACCTTCGCTACAACGCCAAGAGGGAGGTCGCATTCCGACCCGGCGCGGCCTGCCCGCCGGCGTTACTCAAAATCGTCCGGCGGTATTTCGATGGGCAACAGATCCTCAAACCCGAAGCGTATGTCCGGTTCGAGAAATTTCTCAAGGAAGCCCAGGCCGCCGGAGCGGAGCTCCGCTGTTACGAAGAGGCGATCGGCTACGTGGCCCAGGTGCGGGACGAGCAAAGGCGCCGCAGGCTCATCGATGAAGCCTGTCCCGAAGGAATTCAAAGTCCGGCGTTTCTGAATCTGATCAAAGTTCCGATGTATGAGTACCAGCGGGAGGGGGCTCTTTTCACGGCCAAGTCCGGGCGTTCGCTTCTCGCCGACGACATGGGTCTGGGCAAGACCGTCCAGGCGCTGGCCGCGGCGGAAATCCTGGCCCGCACCGTCGGGATCCAACGGGTTCTCGTCGTCTGCCCCACGTCGCTCAAGCACCAGTGGAAACAGGAGATCGAGAAATTCACGGAACGAAGCGCGGAAGTGATCGAGGGGGCGCTTGCGGTCCGATCGAAAGGCTATCGGAGCGAGACGTTTTACAAGATCACGAACTACGACGTCATCCACCGCGATCTTGAGCTAATTCACGCCTGGGAACCGGACCTGATCGTCCTCGACGAGGCGCAGCGGATCAAGAACTGGAAAACCCGCACAGCGCAAAACGTGAAAAAGCTCCGCTCCGAATATGCGATCGTCCTGACCGGCACGCCGCTCGAAAACCGCCTGGAGGAACTTCATTCGATCGTCCAGTTCGTCGACCGGTATCACCTGGGCCCCCTGTTCCGTTTCCTGGACGAGCATCAGAGCACCGACGAGTTGGGAAAAGTGACCGGATACCGGAACCTTTCGAAGATCTCACAGACGCTCAAATCGGTCCTCCTCCGCCGAAACAAAAAAGAGGTCCTGACGCAACTCCCGGAGCGGATTGATAAGAATTTCTTTGTCCCCATGACGGAACCGCAGATGCAGCACCATGATGACAACCGCGACATTGTCGTACGGATCGTCGCGAAGTGGAGGCGGTACAAGTTTCTCTCCGAAGCGGATCAGCGCAGGCTGATGATCGCCCTTCAGTTCATGCGGATGTCGTGCAACAGCACGTACCTTTTGGATAAGACAACGGATTTCGGAGTTAAAGCCGACGAATTGGTCTCCCTGCTTGGGGAGATCTTCGAGCGGCCGGACGCGAAGGTCGTGGTCTTTAGTCAGTGGGTTCGGACGCATGAAATCCTGGAAGGGAGATTCAAGGCCCGGAAATGGAAGTACGTTTTGTTTCATGGAGGTGTGCCGGGCCGGAAACGAAAAGACTTGATCCAACAGTTCAAGGAGGATCCCGACTGCCGGGTTTTCCTGTCGACGGACGCCGGCGGCGTCGGACTCAATCTGCAAAACGCCTCGGCCGTGGTGAACATGGACCAGCCGTGGAACCCGGCGGTCTTGGAGCAGCGGATTGGCCGTGTTCACCGCCTGGGGCAGCACCGTCCGATCCAGGTCGTGAATTTCATCGCCCAGGGAACGATCGAACATGGGATGCTGAACCTCCTCCGGTTCAAGAAGTCGATGTTTGCCGGCGTCCTGGACGGCGGGGAGGACGAAGTTTTCCTCGGCGGTTCGCGGCTCAGCCAATTCATGGAGACGGTGGAGAACGTCTCCGGAGGCATTCCCGCCCCCATGCCGCGCGAGACGGGCAACGGCGCCGAGGCAGCACAAGCGGACGATCCGACACCCGGAGACGGGAAGGGCGAAGCGGCCGCCGTCGGAAAGACTGCGCCCGCGCGAAAGGACCGCCTCGCGGGACAGCCGATGTCGGACCAGGAGGTTTGGGCGAAAACCATCTCAGCCGGTCTTTCCCTCCTCCAACGGTTCGGCGAGATCCTTCAAACAACCGCGCATCCATCTTCAGACAAGGCGCCCTCCGAGCGATCCACGCCGCTGATCGCCCGCGATGAAACTACGGGCGAGCCGTTTTTGAAATTGCCGGTGCCCAAACCGGAGGTTCTGCAAAAAATAGCCGATCTCCTCGCCGCGTTCACCACTCCGACGCATGGCTCGCCATCGGCATAG
- a CDS encoding HigA family addiction module antitoxin, whose protein sequence is MFVVKRRPTTPGEILSEEFLKPLGLSQKQVAQHLGCDIKVVNRIVNGRTSVTAEMALKLGAAFGMSPDFWLNAQTAMDVYHASRKLRSLPKRFRTSARAAA, encoded by the coding sequence ATGTTTGTTGTGAAAAGAAGGCCGACGACTCCTGGGGAGATTCTTTCCGAGGAGTTTCTAAAACCGCTAGGCCTCTCTCAAAAACAAGTGGCGCAGCATTTGGGGTGTGACATTAAGGTGGTAAACCGGATCGTCAACGGCCGAACGTCGGTCACAGCTGAGATGGCGTTGAAACTGGGCGCTGCATTCGGCATGTCCCCTGACTTTTGGCTGAATGCACAGACAGCGATGGACGTGTACCACGCATCGAGAAAGTTGAGGTCTCTTCCGAAACGCTTCCGCACCTCAGCACGCGCAGCGGCTTGA
- a CDS encoding type II toxin-antitoxin system RelE/ParE family toxin yields the protein MPIQSFADDPCRRFFETGRVDKGVKWANAKGIVKRKLDMLHYAARLDDLRSPPGNRLEALKGSLTGLFSIRVNDQWRIVFRWSALGPVDVRVTYYHG from the coding sequence ATGCCGATTCAGTCATTCGCCGACGACCCGTGCCGGCGATTCTTCGAAACCGGGCGCGTCGACAAAGGCGTCAAATGGGCCAACGCCAAGGGCATCGTCAAGCGAAAGTTGGATATGTTGCACTACGCAGCAAGATTGGACGACCTCAGATCACCGCCCGGCAATCGGTTGGAGGCCCTGAAAGGAAGTTTGACCGGCTTGTTCAGTATTCGCGTCAACGATCAGTGGCGGATTGTTTTTCGGTGGTCCGCATTAGGTCCGGTGGACGTACGTGTGACGTATTATCACGGGTAG
- the pgsA gene encoding CDP-diacylglycerol--glycerol-3-phosphate 3-phosphatidyltransferase produces MSSPINSSPIPSSRVYNLPNALTAIRIVAIPAVVALVYGRNTAWNDFWAAALFGFAFWTDFFDGMIARRTKTITRLGKIMDPMADKLLVLAALLMLIHLHRVQVITAILLLSREIAVSGLRSLAGSEGIFIPSILSAKIKTWLEGFAIAFLLLGPENRWLGIEWMELGGVLLYAALALALWSAAIYFRNYYEGTVSDAAA; encoded by the coding sequence ATGTCCTCGCCGATCAACAGCAGCCCAATCCCCTCTAGTCGGGTCTACAATTTACCGAATGCATTAACGGCCATCCGAATCGTCGCGATTCCCGCCGTCGTGGCGCTTGTCTATGGGCGGAATACCGCGTGGAACGACTTTTGGGCGGCGGCGCTGTTCGGATTCGCTTTCTGGACCGATTTTTTCGACGGGATGATCGCGCGGCGGACAAAGACGATCACGCGGTTGGGAAAGATCATGGACCCGATGGCCGATAAACTCCTCGTTCTCGCGGCCCTCTTGATGTTGATTCATCTGCACCGCGTGCAAGTGATCACGGCGATTCTTTTGTTAAGTCGCGAAATCGCCGTCAGCGGCCTTCGGAGCTTGGCCGGAAGTGAAGGAATCTTCATCCCCTCCATCCTGAGCGCAAAAATCAAAACTTGGTTGGAAGGATTTGCGATCGCTTTTTTGTTGCTCGGCCCGGAGAATCGTTGGCTGGGGATCGAATGGATGGAACTCGGAGGCGTCTTGCTTTACGCCGCTCTTGCTCTCGCGCTCTGGTCCGCGGCGATCTACTTTCGAAACTATTATGAAGGCACCGTTTCAGACGCCGCGGCTTGA
- a CDS encoding lytic transglycosylase domain-containing protein, producing the protein MTALFQKFSALMPLALVLLSGPVRADFFTFTDADGTIHFADEPPDHAQFSIYKLRNEDPFRIAAIRIPREELRKLISRYSSQYNVTPSLIEAVVKAESEYDPMAVSKKGARGLMQLMPTTAEQLGVFNPHDPKENLRGGIRYLKQLLEQFQGDVELAVAAYNAGPGAITKYGGVPPFPETVDYVKKVRKYYDRFQELTPVTFPHDVLADQQQPNPL; encoded by the coding sequence ATGACCGCACTCTTTCAGAAATTTTCGGCTCTGATGCCCCTCGCCCTGGTCCTGTTGTCGGGACCGGTAAGGGCCGATTTTTTTACGTTCACCGACGCCGACGGAACCATTCACTTCGCGGATGAACCGCCCGACCATGCTCAGTTCTCCATTTATAAGCTTCGAAACGAAGACCCGTTCCGTATTGCGGCCATCCGGATTCCTCGGGAAGAACTCCGGAAATTGATCTCACGTTACAGCTCGCAGTACAACGTCACTCCTTCCCTCATCGAGGCGGTGGTCAAAGCCGAATCCGAATACGACCCGATGGCCGTCTCGAAAAAAGGGGCCCGAGGCTTGATGCAACTGATGCCCACGACCGCAGAGCAGTTGGGAGTCTTCAACCCCCACGATCCGAAAGAAAACCTCCGGGGAGGGATTCGCTACCTCAAGCAACTCCTCGAACAGTTTCAAGGGGACGTGGAACTTGCCGTGGCCGCATACAACGCGGGACCCGGGGCGATCACAAAGTACGGAGGGGTGCCCCCCTTTCCCGAGACGGTTGACTACGTGAAGAAGGTGCGAAAGTATTACGACCGATTCCAGGAGCTTACGCCGGTCACTTTCCCGCACGATGTCCTCGCCGATCAACAGCAGCCCAATCCCCTCTAG
- a CDS encoding ribbon-helix-helix domain-containing protein, whose translation MSRKKISTTVYITEDQNEKLKLLNKKTKVPVAEFIRQGIDMVLERYKNQIPGQMSFT comes from the coding sequence ATGTCGCGTAAAAAAATATCCACAACGGTTTATATCACTGAAGACCAGAACGAGAAGCTAAAGCTTCTCAACAAGAAAACCAAAGTACCGGTCGCAGAGTTCATACGCCAGGGAATCGATATGGTTTTGGAACGGTACAAGAACCAGATCCCCGGCCAAATGTCTTTCACCTAA
- a CDS encoding NAD-dependent epimerase/dehydratase family protein, which produces MSRYVVTGGAGFIGSHLVERLWSNGHEVVAIDNLMTGRIANLDGLRGKTRYQFVEADVSDRFPDVGKADGVFHMASPASPKDFVPLAIPILRVGSLGTMHALEYSLKQGSWFLLASTSEVYGDPEVHPQREDYFGNVNPIGVRGVYDESKRFAEALTMAYHRNKKVSTSIVRIFNTYGPRMRLNDGRVIPNFISQALHGEPLTIYGDGLQTRSLCYVDDLVDGIVRFADKRPVEPINLGNDHEMTVKLLAETIVHLTQSRSSYSFTPLPEDDPKQRCPVLTRAQKTLGWSPSTKLEVGLQKTIDYFRKIL; this is translated from the coding sequence ATGTCCCGATATGTCGTTACCGGCGGGGCTGGGTTCATCGGCTCGCACCTTGTCGAACGTCTTTGGTCAAATGGCCACGAGGTCGTGGCCATCGACAATCTTATGACCGGACGTATCGCGAATCTCGATGGGCTCCGCGGAAAAACCCGGTATCAATTTGTCGAGGCCGACGTTTCCGATCGGTTTCCAGACGTCGGAAAAGCCGATGGGGTGTTTCATATGGCGTCGCCCGCCAGCCCGAAGGACTTTGTTCCGCTCGCGATTCCGATTCTCCGCGTCGGTTCGCTCGGAACGATGCACGCTTTGGAATATTCCCTCAAACAGGGGAGCTGGTTTCTGCTGGCCTCCACCAGCGAGGTCTACGGTGATCCCGAAGTTCATCCCCAGCGGGAAGATTACTTCGGAAATGTGAATCCGATCGGCGTTCGCGGGGTTTACGACGAATCCAAGCGTTTCGCGGAGGCTTTGACCATGGCCTATCACCGCAACAAAAAGGTTTCGACCTCCATCGTCCGGATTTTCAACACGTACGGCCCTCGAATGCGGTTGAACGACGGCCGAGTCATCCCAAATTTTATATCTCAGGCTCTGCATGGCGAGCCGTTGACGATCTATGGCGACGGCCTCCAAACCCGAAGCCTTTGTTACGTGGATGACCTGGTGGACGGGATTGTTCGCTTTGCCGACAAGAGGCCGGTGGAACCGATTAATCTCGGCAACGACCATGAAATGACGGTGAAACTCCTGGCCGAAACCATCGTTCACCTCACCCAATCCAGGAGTTCTTACTCGTTCACGCCGCTGCCCGAAGATGATCCGAAACAGCGCTGCCCCGTTTTGACCAGAGCCCAGAAGACCCTCGGATGGTCTCCATCCACGAAGCTGGAGGTCGGTCTTCAAAAGACGATCGACTATTTCAGGAAGATCCTTTGA
- the lepA gene encoding translation elongation factor 4: MPMDRIRNFSIIAHIDHGKSTLADRFLEMTGALSKREMKEQYLDRMDLERERGITIKAQTARLEYRAKSGGTYQFNLIDTPGHVDFSYEVSRSLVACEGVILLVDASQGVQAQTLAHVYQAIEHHLEVILVWNKIDLPSSDVDRARREVEDVIGLDTKDAIAISAKEGTHVSEVLEAVVARIPPPKGSVNAPLKALLFDSWYDPYLGVVCLMRLFDGTLKKGDHIRFMATRQEFEVERVGVLNPEPYLVDELSAGEVGFVAAAIKDVRETKIGDTVTNPDRPTAAPFAGFRIVKPMVFCGIFPTAEQEFDELRDALEKLRLNDASFSFEPETSAALGFGFRCGFLGLLHMEIIQERLEREFQVDVITTAPTVVYKIKKLNGEVVEIDNPSKLPPIQEIDEIQEPRITATIHTPNEYVGAILALCEGRRGKQVAMEFPTPSKVILKYDLPFNEIVFDFYDKLKSVSRGYASLDYEFTRFEASELIKLDMLINGEKVDALSLIVHRDVSYHRGRELAKRMKEVIPRQMFEVAIQASIGNKVIARESLSALRKNVTAKCYGGDITRKRKLLERQKEGKRRMKRVGRVDLPQEAFLAILKVE, encoded by the coding sequence ATGCCCATGGACAGAATTCGAAATTTTTCAATCATCGCGCATATCGATCACGGAAAATCGACGTTGGCCGATCGATTTCTGGAAATGACGGGGGCGCTGTCAAAGCGGGAAATGAAAGAGCAATACCTCGACCGGATGGACTTGGAGCGGGAGCGGGGGATCACGATCAAAGCGCAGACCGCGCGATTGGAGTATCGCGCAAAAAGCGGCGGGACGTATCAGTTCAACTTGATCGATACTCCCGGCCACGTCGATTTCTCCTACGAAGTGTCTCGAAGTTTGGTCGCGTGCGAAGGGGTTATTTTGCTGGTCGATGCCTCCCAAGGCGTTCAGGCGCAGACCTTGGCGCATGTGTATCAGGCGATCGAACATCATCTCGAAGTCATTTTGGTCTGGAACAAGATCGATCTTCCCAGCTCGGATGTGGATCGAGCCCGTCGGGAGGTGGAAGACGTGATCGGTCTGGACACAAAAGACGCCATCGCCATCAGCGCGAAGGAAGGGACCCATGTCTCGGAAGTCTTGGAGGCGGTCGTCGCCCGGATCCCTCCTCCCAAAGGGTCCGTGAACGCTCCGCTCAAGGCGCTTCTCTTCGATAGCTGGTACGACCCGTATCTCGGCGTCGTCTGTCTCATGCGGCTTTTCGACGGAACGCTCAAGAAAGGGGACCACATTCGATTCATGGCGACGCGACAGGAGTTTGAGGTCGAGCGCGTGGGAGTCCTCAATCCCGAGCCCTATTTGGTGGACGAATTATCCGCCGGAGAGGTCGGATTCGTGGCGGCCGCCATCAAGGATGTCCGGGAAACGAAAATCGGCGATACGGTGACGAATCCGGACCGCCCCACGGCGGCCCCATTCGCCGGATTTCGGATCGTGAAGCCGATGGTTTTCTGCGGGATCTTTCCGACGGCGGAGCAGGAATTCGACGAGCTTCGGGACGCTCTGGAAAAACTTCGTCTCAACGACGCGTCGTTCAGCTTCGAACCGGAAACTTCGGCGGCGCTCGGCTTCGGATTTCGATGCGGGTTTTTGGGATTGCTTCACATGGAAATCATTCAGGAACGCCTGGAGCGGGAATTCCAGGTGGATGTCATTACGACGGCGCCGACGGTGGTTTATAAGATCAAGAAATTGAACGGGGAAGTCGTGGAGATCGACAATCCTTCGAAGTTGCCGCCGATTCAGGAGATCGACGAAATTCAGGAGCCGCGGATTACCGCCACGATTCACACGCCGAACGAATATGTCGGCGCGATCCTCGCGTTATGCGAGGGGAGGAGGGGGAAGCAGGTCGCCATGGAATTCCCGACGCCTTCGAAAGTCATTCTCAAGTACGACCTTCCGTTCAACGAGATCGTCTTTGATTTCTACGACAAGCTTAAATCGGTCTCGCGCGGCTACGCTTCGCTCGACTACGAGTTCACAAGATTCGAAGCTTCCGAACTGATCAAACTCGACATGCTGATCAACGGCGAAAAGGTGGATGCGCTCTCCCTGATCGTTCATCGCGACGTTTCGTACCATCGGGGGCGGGAGCTGGCGAAGCGGATGAAGGAAGTCATTCCGCGCCAGATGTTCGAGGTGGCGATTCAGGCGTCGATCGGAAACAAAGTAATCGCGCGCGAGTCTCTTTCGGCATTGAGGAAGAACGTCACGGCGAAGTGTTACGGGGGGGACATCACCCGGAAAAGGAAGCTGCTGGAACGCCAAAAAGAGGGTAAGCGGCGGATGAAGCGCGTCGGGCGTGTGGACCTACCGCAGGAAGCCTTCCTCGCTATTCTCAAGGTTGAGTGA